Proteins encoded together in one Bradyrhizobium sp. PSBB068 window:
- a CDS encoding methyltransferase domain-containing protein has protein sequence MAPRLFLSSGDLVADRRYEFARDLQLKGDLPAAAELLEQAIELVPKFPSAWYTLGKIRLELGQREAAIAAFRAARDADPEDRHGAGLHLMQLGIEPVSSMPPGYVRTLFDQYAPRFEAALVGDLGYRGPALLFKAVLSVRAAAKKPAFFKRAIDLGCGTGLAAGAFARHVDRFIGIDLSPRMIDKARATGLYAELEVDDMLNGIAGKPDASAELILAADAMVYIADLAPVLAEARRVLVAGGVFAFTTETHDGEGVILGEGLRYAHSAAHVRATVAAAGLTLALLDDLSARNEDNIPAPGLVAVAVKP, from the coding sequence ATGGCGCCCCGCCTGTTCCTGTCCTCCGGCGACCTCGTTGCCGACCGCCGCTACGAGTTTGCGCGCGACCTGCAATTGAAGGGCGACCTGCCGGCCGCTGCCGAGCTGCTCGAACAGGCGATCGAGCTGGTGCCGAAATTTCCGTCGGCCTGGTACACGCTGGGCAAGATCCGCCTCGAGCTCGGGCAACGCGAGGCCGCGATTGCGGCCTTCCGCGCCGCGCGCGACGCCGATCCCGAGGACCGCCACGGCGCCGGCCTGCATTTGATGCAGCTCGGCATCGAGCCGGTCAGTTCGATGCCGCCCGGCTATGTGCGGACGCTGTTCGATCAATATGCGCCGCGCTTCGAGGCGGCACTGGTCGGCGATCTCGGCTATCGCGGCCCGGCGCTGCTGTTCAAGGCGGTGCTGTCGGTGCGCGCTGCCGCGAAGAAGCCGGCGTTCTTCAAGCGCGCGATCGATCTTGGCTGCGGCACCGGGCTCGCGGCCGGCGCATTCGCGCGGCATGTCGATCGCTTCATCGGGATCGACCTGTCGCCCCGCATGATCGACAAGGCGCGCGCCACCGGCCTCTACGCCGAGCTCGAGGTCGACGACATGCTCAACGGCATTGCCGGCAAGCCGGATGCCAGCGCCGAATTGATTCTCGCCGCGGATGCGATGGTCTATATCGCCGATCTCGCGCCCGTGCTCGCCGAGGCGAGGCGCGTGCTGGTCGCGGGCGGCGTGTTCGCGTTTACGACCGAGACCCATGACGGAGAGGGTGTCATCCTCGGCGAGGGGCTGCGCTACGCCCACAGCGCAGCCCATGTGCGGGCAACCGTTGCGGCCGCCGGGCTGACACTGGCGCTGCTCGACGATCTCTCCGCGCGCAACGAGGACAACATCCCGGCACCTGGGCTTGTCGCAGTTGCCGTCAAGCCGTGA
- a CDS encoding ABC transporter substrate-binding protein, which produces MKKHTRREFGATALSVIAASVLPAPFVRAADKKYDPGASDTEIKLGQTVPHSGPGSLYGVLGRVGEAYFQMLNDKGGINGRKVKFLTMDDAYSAPKCVEATRRLVEQEEVLALYGSLGTAPQTSVHKYLNSKGVPQLLLNTGASKWNDPKNFKWTMAGLPLYPTEARILAKHVVSVKPNAKIGILYQNDDFGRDFLGPFKKVLTDAGGKAQVIMEQTYDLTDPTVDSQLINLSKSGADVFYNITTGKATSQSIRKVAELGWKPLQLLSAGSTGRSILSAAGLENAKDIVAIRYNKEVGVPRYEKDADVMAFEELRKKYLPNVDPDNTIAFAGYGQAATMGEILRRCGDDLTRANVLKHATTLAGFHSPYFLDGINYSYTPDDYTPMKTLYISIFNGKDWDLAGEPMTE; this is translated from the coding sequence ATGAAAAAACATACGCGGCGCGAATTCGGCGCCACCGCATTGTCCGTGATCGCAGCGTCCGTGCTGCCGGCGCCGTTCGTCCGGGCCGCGGACAAGAAGTACGATCCGGGTGCAAGCGACACCGAGATCAAGCTCGGCCAGACCGTGCCGCATTCCGGCCCCGGCTCGCTCTATGGCGTGCTCGGCCGCGTCGGCGAAGCCTATTTCCAGATGCTGAACGACAAGGGCGGCATCAACGGCCGCAAAGTGAAGTTCCTCACCATGGACGACGCCTACAGCGCGCCGAAATGCGTCGAGGCGACGCGCCGCCTGGTCGAGCAGGAGGAGGTGCTGGCGCTCTATGGCTCGCTCGGCACCGCGCCGCAGACCTCCGTGCACAAATATCTCAATTCCAAGGGCGTGCCGCAGTTGCTGCTCAATACCGGCGCCTCGAAGTGGAACGACCCGAAGAACTTCAAATGGACCATGGCGGGCCTGCCGCTCTATCCGACCGAGGCGCGCATCCTCGCCAAGCATGTCGTCAGTGTGAAGCCGAACGCCAAGATCGGCATCCTCTACCAGAACGACGATTTCGGCCGTGACTTCCTCGGTCCGTTCAAGAAGGTGCTGACTGACGCCGGCGGCAAGGCCCAGGTGATCATGGAGCAGACCTACGATCTCACCGATCCGACGGTCGATTCCCAGCTGATCAATCTGTCGAAGTCGGGCGCCGACGTGTTCTACAACATCACCACAGGCAAGGCGACGTCGCAGTCGATCCGCAAGGTGGCCGAGCTCGGCTGGAAGCCGTTGCAGCTGTTGTCGGCGGGCTCGACCGGCCGCTCGATCCTGAGCGCCGCGGGGCTGGAGAACGCCAAGGACATCGTCGCCATCCGCTACAACAAGGAAGTCGGCGTGCCGCGTTACGAGAAGGATGCTGATGTGATGGCGTTCGAGGAGCTGCGCAAGAAGTACCTGCCGAACGTCGATCCTGACAACACCATCGCCTTCGCCGGCTACGGCCAGGCGGCGACGATGGGCGAAATCCTGCGCCGCTGCGGCGACGATCTGACCCGCGCCAACGTGCTGAAGCACGCCACCACGCTGGCCGGCTTCCACTCGCCCTATTTCCTCGATGGCATCAATTACAGCTACACGCCCGACGACTACACGCCGATGAAGACGCTCTACATCTCGATCTTCAACGGCAAGGACTGGGACCTCGCCGGCGAGCCGATGACGGAGTAG
- a CDS encoding ligase-associated DNA damage response DEXH box helicase, translated as MPRQFRDWFASRGWSPREHQLALLAKAREERSALLIAPTGAGKTLAGFLPTLVELSGEASATTLHAQTRSPPPPLRERGMPLVPNDTAYPSPQPSPARREGALPASAAEPRRSLVSTGRGVRRSGGLHTLYISPLKALAVDIARNLETPVAEMGLPIRIETRTGDTPVSRRQRQRRYPPDILLTTPEQLALLLASDDAPFLFSSLKRIVLDELHALVTSKRGDLLSLGLARLWTIAPQARAIGLSATVAEPEQLARFLVPQPGGASASADVVTAGGAAPPVVEMLDTRERLPWSGHSARHALPEVYELIKRNKTTLVFVNTRSQAEMLFQDLWRMNDDGLAIALHHGSLDVAQRRKVEDAMAAGKLRGVVCTSSLDLGVDWGDVDLVINIGAPKGSSRLMQRIGRANHRFDEASRAVLVPANRFEVLECRVAIDAIAENAQDTPPLRLGALDVLAQHVLGCACGKPFLSDELYDEVRTAAPYASLSRTDFDDVVDFVATGGYALKTYERFARIKQDKQGRWRVTNPKVRQSYRLNVGTIVEETMLKVRLVRSRAGGTGSTGAIARGGRMLGEIEEVFIEGLVPGDTFVFGGEVVRYEALVEDQVYVSRANDKDAKVPSYMGGKFPLSTYLAERVRKLLDNSRAWNGLPDQVHDWLSLQRKFSRVPAVRELLVETFPRGGSHYLVCYPFEGRLAHQTLGMLLTRRLERARARPLGFVANEYALAVWGVGDLSFMIRHGKLDLNALFDPDMLGDDLEAWLAESALMKRTFRNCAIISGLIARRFTDEEKSRRQVLFSTDLIYDVLRKHQADHVLLRAARGDAATGLLDLRRLGDMLSRIQGRITHKDLDHVSPLAVPALLEIGRESVYGEASDELLAEAAEELVREATT; from the coding sequence TTGCCGCGCCAGTTTCGCGACTGGTTCGCCTCACGCGGCTGGTCGCCGCGCGAGCATCAGCTTGCGCTGCTGGCGAAAGCACGCGAGGAGCGTTCGGCGCTGCTGATCGCGCCCACGGGTGCCGGCAAGACGCTGGCGGGGTTCTTGCCGACGCTGGTGGAGCTGAGCGGTGAAGCGAGCGCAACGACTCTACACGCACAAACTCGATCGCCACCTCCCCCCTTGCGGGAGAGGGGTATGCCGCTTGTTCCGAACGATACGGCTTACCCCTCTCCCCAACCCTCCCCCGCAAGGAGGGAGGGAGCCCTACCAGCGAGCGCTGCGGAGCCAAGAAGAAGCCTCGTCTCCACCGGCCGCGGGGTTCGCCGCAGCGGCGGGCTGCACACGCTCTACATCTCGCCGCTGAAGGCGCTTGCGGTCGATATCGCGCGCAATCTGGAGACGCCGGTTGCCGAGATGGGCCTGCCGATCCGGATCGAGACCCGCACCGGCGATACGCCGGTGTCGCGACGGCAGCGGCAGCGGCGCTATCCGCCTGATATCCTGCTCACCACGCCGGAGCAGTTGGCGCTGCTGCTGGCGTCCGACGACGCGCCGTTCCTGTTCTCGTCGCTGAAGCGCATCGTGCTCGACGAGCTGCACGCGCTGGTCACCTCCAAGCGCGGCGATCTGCTGTCGCTCGGCCTGGCGCGGCTCTGGACCATCGCGCCACAGGCGCGTGCCATCGGCCTCTCGGCAACCGTAGCCGAGCCCGAGCAACTCGCGCGCTTCCTGGTGCCGCAGCCGGGCGGCGCGAGCGCATCCGCCGACGTCGTCACTGCCGGCGGTGCCGCGCCGCCGGTGGTCGAGATGCTCGACACGCGCGAGCGGCTGCCGTGGTCCGGCCACAGCGCGCGGCACGCGCTGCCCGAGGTCTATGAGCTGATCAAGCGCAACAAGACCACGCTGGTGTTCGTCAACACCCGCAGCCAGGCCGAGATGCTGTTCCAGGACCTCTGGCGGATGAACGACGATGGGCTCGCGATCGCGCTGCATCACGGCTCGCTCGACGTCGCGCAGCGCCGCAAGGTCGAAGACGCGATGGCTGCGGGAAAACTGCGCGGCGTGGTCTGTACCTCCTCGCTGGATCTCGGCGTCGACTGGGGCGATGTCGACCTCGTCATCAATATCGGCGCGCCCAAGGGATCGTCGCGGCTGATGCAGCGGATCGGTCGCGCCAACCACCGCTTCGACGAGGCTTCGCGCGCCGTGCTGGTGCCGGCCAACCGGTTCGAGGTGCTGGAATGTCGTGTCGCGATCGATGCCATCGCCGAGAATGCGCAGGACACGCCGCCGTTGCGCCTAGGTGCGCTCGACGTGCTGGCCCAGCACGTGCTCGGCTGCGCCTGCGGCAAGCCGTTCCTGTCCGACGAACTCTACGATGAGGTCAGGACCGCGGCACCCTACGCATCGCTGTCGCGGACCGATTTTGACGACGTCGTCGATTTCGTCGCGACCGGAGGCTACGCGCTGAAGACCTATGAGCGTTTCGCGCGGATCAAGCAGGACAAGCAGGGCCGCTGGCGCGTCACCAATCCCAAGGTACGGCAGAGCTACCGCCTTAACGTCGGCACCATCGTCGAGGAGACGATGCTGAAGGTGCGGCTAGTGCGCTCGCGCGCCGGCGGAACCGGGTCGACCGGCGCGATCGCGCGCGGCGGCCGGATGCTCGGTGAGATCGAGGAGGTCTTCATCGAGGGCCTGGTGCCCGGCGACACTTTTGTCTTTGGCGGTGAGGTGGTGCGCTACGAGGCCTTGGTCGAGGATCAGGTCTACGTCTCTCGCGCCAATGACAAGGACGCAAAAGTGCCGTCCTATATGGGCGGCAAGTTCCCGCTCTCGACCTATCTCGCCGAACGCGTGCGCAAGCTGCTCGACAACAGCCGGGCGTGGAACGGATTGCCGGACCAGGTGCATGACTGGCTGTCGCTGCAGCGGAAATTCTCCCGCGTGCCCGCGGTGCGCGAGCTGCTGGTGGAAACCTTTCCGCGCGGCGGCAGTCATTATCTCGTCTGCTATCCGTTCGAGGGGCGGCTCGCGCACCAGACGCTCGGCATGCTGCTGACGCGCAGGCTGGAGCGCGCCCGCGCCCGTCCACTCGGCTTCGTCGCCAACGAATACGCGCTCGCGGTCTGGGGTGTCGGTGATCTCTCCTTCATGATCCGGCATGGCAAGCTCGACCTCAACGCGCTGTTCGATCCCGACATGCTCGGCGACGACCTCGAGGCGTGGCTTGCGGAATCCGCCTTGATGAAGCGCACCTTCCGCAACTGCGCGATCATCTCCGGCCTGATCGCGCGCCGCTTCACCGACGAGGAGAAGTCGCGCCGCCAGGTGCTATTCTCGACCGATTTGATCTACGACGTGCTGCGCAAGCACCAGGCCGACCACGTGCTGCTGCGTGCCGCGCGTGGCGATGCCGCCACGGGATTGCTCGACCTTCGCCGTCTTGGCGACATGCTGTCGCGCATCCAGGGCCGAATCACCCACAAGGATCTCGACCACGTTTCCCCGCTTGCCGTCCCCGCGCTGCTGGAAATCGGCCGCGAGTCAGTTTATGGCGAAGCATCCGACGAGCTTCTGGCCGAGGCGGCCGAGGAACTCGTGCGGGAGGCGACAACCTAA